One Obesumbacterium proteus DNA window includes the following coding sequences:
- a CDS encoding proton-conducting transporter membrane subunit, whose amino-acid sequence MNTVELLSFTLSIYLISAILALLLGATGSGWIGARVAALGALVAGVAGTWSACQGLAFTPEIVSANLFNHTPVLFSTLNSLMLLLTSVVSLLCGIYAFSYLKGYAPKKAALIGCLMNLLSAAISLLVLTDNAVIFVALLELMTLFTALLVWQSQDAKARKAASLYWLMSRLGTVLIIAAFWIIYRHSGTLALSEFHLASLSHGLASWVFVLGLVGFGIVSGLVPLHGWIPQVHSSAPSHAATLISSVMLKVGLFGLLKLSIDWLGMPQLWWGAALMIVGALTAFIGGLYALMEHDIKRLLAYHTVENIGIILLGLSACVLGLALGKPTLAVLGLMAGLFHMVNHTLFKGVLFLGAGAVIRSTGAKDIEKLGGVARRMPLTATAMLIGLMSMAALPPLNGFVSEWFTYQSLFSLSHSSAVSMRIIAPLVMVVLAITGALAVMCVAKIFGVTFLGAPRSEGAANAGCAPASMLFSPVLLAIGCLAFGIGAPWVLPYMLQMAAGSLGLMLDPHQMTQGAVMISGTTNTTLLSTPMIAILLLAFPILPMLLVGMYKNSRLPRRSHGDAWACGYGHEAEMVVTATGFAQPLRVMFAPIYRLRKVCNPAPLFGGLLRDGAMRVYPALAVIELALLLVAIFA is encoded by the coding sequence ATGAATACCGTTGAATTATTGAGCTTCACGCTCAGCATCTATCTCATTTCAGCCATTCTGGCGTTGCTACTAGGTGCAACAGGTTCAGGCTGGATTGGCGCTCGCGTTGCAGCGCTAGGTGCATTAGTTGCGGGCGTTGCAGGAACCTGGAGTGCTTGCCAAGGGCTCGCTTTTACTCCTGAAATCGTTAGCGCTAACCTGTTTAATCACACGCCGGTGCTGTTCAGCACGCTCAACAGCCTCATGCTGCTGCTGACCTCGGTCGTGAGCCTGCTGTGCGGCATTTATGCGTTTAGCTATCTCAAGGGTTACGCCCCGAAGAAAGCTGCACTGATTGGTTGCTTGATGAACCTGTTGAGCGCTGCTATCAGCCTGTTAGTGCTAACCGATAACGCGGTTATCTTCGTTGCGCTGTTGGAACTGATGACGCTGTTCACCGCGTTGCTGGTGTGGCAATCACAGGATGCCAAAGCGCGTAAAGCGGCAAGCTTATATTGGCTGATGTCGCGTTTGGGCACCGTCCTTATTATTGCCGCTTTTTGGATTATCTACCGTCATAGCGGCACCTTAGCGTTAAGCGAATTCCACCTTGCAAGCCTGAGCCACGGCTTAGCCTCATGGGTCTTCGTGCTGGGCTTAGTCGGCTTTGGCATCGTTTCTGGCTTAGTTCCGCTTCACGGTTGGATCCCACAGGTTCACTCCAGCGCACCAAGCCATGCCGCTACGCTGATTTCTTCCGTGATGCTGAAAGTCGGCCTGTTTGGTTTGCTGAAACTGAGCATCGACTGGCTGGGCATGCCGCAGCTTTGGTGGGGCGCCGCGTTGATGATCGTCGGTGCGTTAACCGCCTTTATCGGTGGTTTGTACGCGCTGATGGAGCACGATATCAAGCGCCTGTTGGCTTATCACACCGTAGAAAACATCGGTATTATTCTGCTGGGCCTTTCCGCCTGTGTGCTCGGCTTAGCGCTGGGTAAACCTACGCTGGCGGTACTCGGTTTGATGGCTGGCCTGTTCCATATGGTTAACCACACGCTGTTTAAAGGTGTGCTGTTCCTCGGTGCCGGAGCGGTTATCCGCAGCACCGGCGCGAAAGATATCGAGAAACTGGGCGGCGTCGCTCGCCGTATGCCGTTAACTGCCACTGCGATGTTAATTGGTCTGATGTCGATGGCGGCACTTCCCCCGCTTAATGGCTTCGTCAGCGAATGGTTCACCTACCAATCCCTATTCTCTCTGAGCCACTCTTCCGCGGTGAGCATGCGAATTATCGCTCCGCTGGTAATGGTGGTTCTGGCCATCACCGGTGCGCTCGCCGTGATGTGCGTAGCGAAAATCTTCGGCGTAACGTTCCTAGGCGCACCACGCAGTGAAGGTGCAGCCAATGCGGGCTGCGCGCCCGCTTCCATGCTTTTCTCTCCGGTATTGTTAGCGATTGGCTGTTTGGCATTTGGTATCGGCGCACCTTGGGTTCTGCCATACATGCTGCAAATGGCGGCAGGCTCTCTGGGCTTGATGCTCGATCCGCATCAGATGACACAGGGCGCGGTGATGATTTCCGGCACCACCAATACCACCCTGCTTTCAACACCGATGATCGCCATTCTGCTGCTGGCCTTCCCTATTCTGCCAATGCTGCTCGTGGGTATGTACAAAAACTCTCGCCTGCCACGCCGTAGCCACGGTGATGCATGGGCCTGCGGTTATGGCCACGAAGCGGAAATGGTGGTTACGGCAACCGGCTTCGCTCAGCCTTTGCGCGTGATGTTTGCCCCGATCTATCGCCTACGTAAAGTTTGCAACCCCGCGCCTCTGTTCGGTGGTCTGCTGCGTGACGGTGCAATGCGCGTTTATCCAGCGTTAGCGGTGATTGAACTCGCCCTGCTGCTAGTGGCGATTTTCGCCTGA
- a CDS encoding respiratory chain complex I subunit 1 family protein, with protein MSSLSILALALIQALALLALAPLFSGISRVLRAKIHSRSGPDIFQDYRDIFKLFRRQNISPAASGVFFQMMPYVMVGTMLTIATALPIVTVISPLSPIGDLITVVYLFAVARFFFAIAGLDTGSTFTGIGASRESMLGILVEPILMLGLWVAALLAGSTNLGVMSFHVLNWDVNSSLALVLALLACAFATFIEMGKLPFDMAEAEQELQEGPLTEYSGSAFAVLKLGISLKQLVVLQLFIGVFVPWGQMATFSAGALVLAIVIAFIKLLVGIALIALFENSVARLRFLKTSYTTWAGFGLAAMAFLSWLIA; from the coding sequence ATGAGTTCGCTTTCTATCCTTGCGCTGGCGTTGATTCAGGCTTTAGCCCTGTTGGCGCTGGCTCCGTTATTTAGCGGAATTTCCCGCGTGCTGCGTGCCAAAATTCACAGCCGCAGCGGCCCTGATATTTTTCAGGATTACCGCGATATTTTTAAACTGTTTAGACGACAAAATATTTCTCCAGCGGCTTCAGGCGTGTTCTTCCAGATGATGCCTTATGTGATGGTTGGCACCATGCTTACCATCGCGACGGCCCTGCCGATTGTCACCGTCATCAGCCCGCTATCACCAATTGGCGATTTGATTACCGTGGTGTATCTGTTTGCCGTCGCGCGTTTCTTCTTTGCGATTGCAGGCTTAGACACTGGAAGTACCTTCACCGGTATCGGCGCTAGCCGTGAATCCATGCTGGGCATTTTAGTTGAACCGATTCTGATGCTAGGCCTTTGGGTTGCCGCGCTATTAGCAGGTTCAACGAATCTGGGTGTGATGAGTTTCCACGTACTGAACTGGGACGTGAATTCCTCACTGGCTCTGGTGTTAGCCCTTCTGGCCTGTGCATTTGCCACCTTTATCGAAATGGGCAAACTGCCCTTCGATATGGCCGAAGCCGAACAAGAATTGCAGGAAGGTCCGTTGACCGAATATTCCGGCTCGGCGTTTGCCGTGCTGAAATTAGGTATCAGCCTTAAGCAGTTAGTTGTTCTGCAACTCTTCATCGGCGTCTTTGTCCCTTGGGGTCAAATGGCCACTTTCAGCGCGGGTGCTTTGGTTCTGGCAATCGTCATTGCCTTTATCAAACTGCTGGTTGGGATTGCCCTTATCGCCCTGTTTGAAAACAGCGTTGCCCGTTTGCGCTTCCTGAAAACGTCTTACACCACCTGGGCCGGTTTCGGTCTGGCGGCAATGGCGTTCTTATCATGGTTAATTGCGTGA
- a CDS encoding NADH-quinone oxidoreductase subunit C has protein sequence MNQQKTGQHYIQELRQQFPSAILDESWQTDTQATITIKTNMLPEVVEFLYYKQGGWLSVLFGNDERPLCGSYAVYYVLSMETGTKCWITVKALVDERTLEFPSVTPRVPAAVWGEREVRDMYGLIPVGLPDERRLVLPDDWPDELYPLRKDSMDYRQRPAPTTDVETYPFINESKSGKIVPIGPLHITSDEPGHFRLFVDGEDIVDADYRLFYVHRGMEKLAETRMGYNEVTFLSDRVCGICGFAHSTAYTSSVENAMGIQVPERAQAIRSILLEVERLHSHLLNLGLSCHFVGFDSGFMQFFRVREKSMKMAEILTGARKTYGLNLIGGIRRDLLKDDMIQTRKLAAEMRAEVKTLVDILFSTPNMEQRTVGVGRLDPQIARDFSNVGPMIRASGHARDTRVDHPFAGYDLLPMEIHTETGCDVISRVKVRVNEVFTALNMIDFGLDNLPGGPLAVEGFTYIPNRFALGFSEAPRGDDIHWSMTGDNQKLYRWRCRAATYSNWPTLRYMLRGNTVSDAPLIIGSLDPCYSCTDRVTLVDVRKRKSVTVPYKEIERYGLERKDSPLK, from the coding sequence ATGAATCAGCAAAAAACAGGTCAACATTACATTCAGGAGCTGCGTCAGCAGTTCCCTTCAGCGATTCTGGACGAAAGCTGGCAAACAGACACTCAGGCAACCATCACCATTAAAACCAATATGTTGCCGGAAGTGGTTGAGTTTCTGTATTACAAACAAGGCGGTTGGTTATCGGTTCTGTTCGGCAATGACGAACGCCCACTGTGCGGCAGCTATGCGGTTTACTATGTGCTCTCCATGGAAACCGGCACCAAATGTTGGATCACCGTAAAAGCATTGGTCGATGAAAGAACGCTAGAGTTCCCATCCGTGACGCCTCGCGTTCCGGCTGCCGTTTGGGGCGAACGCGAAGTGCGTGATATGTACGGTTTAATCCCCGTTGGATTGCCCGATGAGCGTCGTTTGGTGCTGCCAGATGATTGGCCAGATGAGCTGTATCCGCTGCGCAAAGACTCTATGGACTATCGTCAGCGTCCGGCACCAACCACTGACGTTGAAACCTATCCGTTCATCAACGAAAGCAAAAGTGGCAAAATTGTCCCTATCGGACCGCTGCACATCACCTCTGACGAACCGGGTCATTTCCGCTTGTTCGTTGACGGTGAAGATATCGTAGATGCCGATTACCGTCTTTTCTACGTCCATCGCGGCATGGAAAAGCTGGCTGAAACCCGCATGGGTTATAACGAAGTAACCTTCCTGTCTGACCGTGTTTGCGGCATCTGTGGCTTTGCGCACAGCACCGCGTACACCTCTTCAGTAGAAAACGCGATGGGCATTCAGGTTCCTGAACGTGCACAGGCTATTCGTTCTATTCTGCTGGAAGTCGAACGTTTACACAGCCATCTGCTGAATCTCGGTTTATCGTGCCACTTCGTCGGCTTTGACTCCGGCTTTATGCAGTTCTTCCGCGTGCGTGAAAAATCCATGAAAATGGCTGAAATCCTCACCGGCGCACGTAAAACCTACGGTCTGAATCTGATCGGCGGTATCCGTCGCGATCTGCTGAAAGACGACATGATCCAAACCCGCAAGCTGGCCGCTGAAATGCGTGCCGAAGTGAAAACGCTGGTTGATATCCTGTTCAGCACGCCAAATATGGAACAGCGTACCGTCGGCGTGGGTCGTTTAGATCCGCAAATCGCACGTGATTTCAGCAACGTTGGCCCAATGATCCGCGCCAGCGGCCATGCCCGTGATACCCGCGTGGATCACCCGTTTGCGGGTTACGATCTGCTGCCAATGGAAATTCACACGGAAACCGGCTGCGACGTTATTTCTCGCGTCAAAGTGCGCGTCAACGAAGTCTTTACCGCGCTGAATATGATCGACTTCGGTTTAGATAATTTACCGGGCGGCCCGCTGGCCGTTGAAGGCTTCACCTATATTCCAAACCGTTTCGCACTGGGCTTCTCTGAAGCACCACGCGGCGATGATATTCACTGGTCGATGACCGGTGATAACCAGAAACTCTACCGCTGGCGCTGCCGTGCGGCCACCTACTCTAACTGGCCAACGCTGCGCTACATGCTGCGAGGCAACACGGTATCCGATGCACCATTAATCATCGGCAGCCTTGACCCTTGCTACTCCTGTACCGACCGCGTAACGCTGGTCGACGTGCGTAAACGCAAGTCCGTTACCGTACCGTACAAAGAAATCGAGCGCTATGGTCTGGAACGCAAAGACTCACCGCTGAAGTAA
- a CDS encoding formate hydrogenlyase complex iron-sulfur subunit, translated as MLKLLKTAFKHRNATVAYPAKPMQVDPNFRGKPEYNPEQCIACGACTAACPANALTMETDAREGTRTWALHLGRCIFCARCEEVCPTAAIKLSQEFEMAVWNKSDLFQTAEFKVCNCVECGAPYAAQKEIDYAMALLVQAGNLTEEQAEERRPQFETCPNCKRKNNITHSARITLGRHLTQEAAQ; from the coding sequence ATGCTGAAATTATTAAAAACGGCGTTTAAGCATCGCAATGCGACGGTGGCTTATCCCGCCAAGCCAATGCAGGTTGATCCGAACTTTCGCGGTAAGCCTGAATACAATCCAGAGCAGTGCATCGCCTGTGGCGCATGCACTGCCGCTTGTCCAGCCAATGCGTTAACCATGGAAACCGATGCGCGTGAAGGTACGCGCACTTGGGCATTACATCTTGGCCGCTGCATTTTCTGCGCACGCTGTGAAGAAGTGTGCCCAACCGCGGCGATCAAGTTGTCACAAGAGTTTGAAATGGCGGTATGGAACAAAAGCGATCTGTTCCAAACCGCGGAGTTCAAAGTCTGCAACTGCGTTGAATGTGGTGCGCCTTACGCGGCACAAAAAGAGATCGACTACGCCATGGCATTACTGGTTCAGGCGGGCAATTTAACGGAAGAGCAGGCCGAAGAGCGCCGCCCTCAGTTTGAAACCTGCCCCAACTGTAAACGTAAAAACAACATTACCCACTCAGCGCGTATCACGCTGGGACGTCACCTGACACAGGAGGCGGCACAATGA
- a CDS encoding NADH-quinone oxidoreductase subunit B family protein — MSQIITQQPANGSPIIGPRDANGLPVPITVDEQIAKLKSTLLKDIRRSAYVYRVDCGGCNGCEIEIFSALTPLFDTERFGIKVVPSPRHADILLFTGAVTRSMRIPAIRAYESAPDPKIVISYGACGCSGGIFHDLYCVWGGTDKIVPVDVYIPGCPPTPAATIYGFAMALGLLDQKLKGEHHQQAEDEQAAILHPAIPQQLRVMIDREARRMSGYRYGRQIADKFMDLLAQQNDLTVEARVAQFLAHENDPRLTEIISRLQAVCHDAARGGNF; from the coding sequence ATGAGCCAAATCATTACTCAACAGCCAGCCAACGGCTCACCGATTATCGGTCCACGCGACGCCAACGGTTTACCAGTACCTATCACCGTCGATGAGCAGATTGCGAAACTCAAAAGCACGCTGCTGAAGGATATTCGTCGCTCAGCCTACGTTTACCGCGTGGACTGCGGCGGCTGTAACGGCTGCGAAATCGAAATCTTCTCTGCGCTAACGCCGTTATTTGATACCGAACGCTTTGGGATCAAAGTCGTTCCTTCTCCACGTCATGCTGACATTCTGCTGTTTACCGGCGCGGTGACCCGTTCAATGCGTATTCCAGCGATCCGTGCGTATGAATCCGCACCGGATCCAAAAATCGTGATCTCCTACGGTGCCTGCGGTTGCAGCGGTGGGATCTTCCACGATTTGTACTGCGTTTGGGGCGGCACGGACAAAATTGTTCCGGTTGACGTTTACATCCCAGGTTGCCCGCCAACTCCTGCGGCGACCATTTATGGCTTTGCCATGGCGCTGGGTTTGCTCGATCAAAAACTGAAAGGCGAACACCACCAGCAAGCTGAAGATGAGCAGGCCGCTATCTTGCATCCGGCGATCCCACAACAGCTGCGCGTCATGATCGATCGTGAAGCACGCCGTATGTCGGGTTATCGCTATGGCCGCCAGATCGCCGATAAGTTTATGGATCTTCTCGCCCAGCAAAACGATCTCACCGTTGAAGCACGCGTGGCGCAGTTTTTAGCGCACGAAAATGATCCTCGCCTAACCGAGATCATCTCTCGCCTGCAGGCGGTGTGCCATGATGCTGCTCGCGGAGGCAACTTCTAA
- a CDS encoding formate hydrogenlyase maturation HycH family protein, giving the protein MTDHARNQPYHEQDPMVVFYSLSRKFVQKKEDEDRTPQEAKEVIYYSLAIGHHLGVIDCLKTCLECPLTGYRAWVAKLPEESTARRKLEGLPRYGEICIDSTHTHLLACALNKARPQMNEQEQTWTDALIAALQMIENEPAIYLMVKRRDG; this is encoded by the coding sequence ATGACTGACCACGCCCGTAATCAGCCTTATCACGAACAAGACCCGATGGTTGTGTTCTACTCCCTTAGCCGTAAGTTCGTGCAAAAAAAGGAAGATGAGGACAGAACTCCGCAGGAAGCGAAAGAAGTTATCTATTACAGCCTCGCGATTGGCCATCACCTTGGGGTGATCGACTGCCTGAAAACCTGTTTGGAGTGCCCGTTAACGGGTTATCGGGCGTGGGTAGCCAAGCTGCCGGAAGAGAGTACGGCACGCCGCAAACTGGAAGGGCTTCCTCGCTATGGCGAAATCTGTATCGACAGCACGCACACGCATTTGCTGGCTTGCGCTTTAAATAAAGCGCGTCCGCAGATGAATGAGCAAGAACAGACATGGACAGACGCACTGATCGCTGCGCTGCAGATGATCGAAAATGAACCCGCAATCTATCTGATGGTGAAAAGACGCGATGGCTAG
- the hycI gene encoding hydrogenase maturation peptidase HycI: protein MASFLEESAHPVKNLLLCVGNSMMGDDGAGPLLAEKVTDHPIAGWAVIDGGTSPESYSHAIREMKPERLIIVDATEMGLEPGEIRIIDEKDIAELFIVTTHNLPLSYLIEQLREDVPDITFVGIQPAIVAFYAPMMQPVKDAVETVYQRLNNWGDQGGFELLVAYEDEFGVSSQS from the coding sequence ATGGCTAGTTTTTTAGAAGAGAGTGCTCACCCCGTTAAGAATCTATTGTTATGCGTTGGCAACAGCATGATGGGTGACGATGGCGCAGGGCCATTGTTAGCCGAAAAGGTCACCGATCATCCGATAGCCGGTTGGGCCGTCATCGACGGAGGCACGTCGCCGGAAAGCTATTCCCACGCGATTCGCGAGATGAAACCAGAGCGTTTGATCATCGTCGATGCCACTGAAATGGGATTAGAACCCGGCGAAATCCGCATCATCGACGAAAAAGATATTGCCGAGCTGTTTATCGTCACCACCCATAACCTGCCGCTGAGCTATTTGATCGAGCAACTGCGTGAAGATGTGCCGGATATCACCTTTGTGGGCATTCAGCCCGCCATCGTCGCATTTTATGCCCCGATGATGCAGCCCGTGAAAGACGCCGTCGAAACCGTCTATCAGCGCCTGAATAACTGGGGCGATCAGGGCGGATTTGAACTGCTGGTGGCCTATGAGGATGAGTTTGGGGTGAGTAGCCAGAGCTGA
- the fdhF gene encoding formate dehydrogenase subunit alpha yields MKKVITVCPYCASGCKINLVVDNGRIIRAEGANGVTNQGELCLKGYYGWDFIHDTKILTPRLKSPMIRRERGGKLENVSWEEAIEFASSRLLAVKEKYGPDAIMTTGSSRGPGNETNYVMQKFARATIGTNNIDCCARVUHGPSVAGLQRSVGNGAMSNSIVEIEDTQCIFVFGYNAADSHPIVARRIIKAKAKGAKIIVCDPRFIETARIADIHVPLKNGSNIALLNALAHVIIEENLHDREFIQQHTEEFETFRDLVLPYTPESVEETTGISAQMIRETARMYAKAPTATILWGMGVTQFYQGVETVRTLTSLALLTGNLGKAHVGVGPVRGQNNVQGACDMGALPNTYPGYQYVTDEAAREKFAKAWGVPSLPAHIGHALSEVPHNIDHGLIKAHYVMGEDPLQTEPDLATIRRTFEKLDILIVQDIFMTKTAAIADVVFPATSWGEHEGVYTAADRGFQRFYKAVEPVGDVKRDWEIISLMSTAMGYPMHYNNTQEIWDELRELCPIYYGATYEKMADLAYIQWPCPTLESPGTSYLYEGGNFDTPNGKGQFYTCEWRPPIDKVSDEFPMVLATVREVGHYSCRSMTGNCKALAALADEPGFIQINTEDAKRFGIRDQELVWVRSRQGKVITRANVSNRPNKGAVYMTYQWWIGACNELVAENLSPITKTPEYKYCAVAVDAIKDQEDAEQYVVREYDNIKRRLRETAEG; encoded by the coding sequence ATGAAGAAAGTCATCACGGTCTGCCCTTATTGCGCATCAGGTTGCAAAATCAATCTGGTGGTCGATAACGGTAGAATCATTCGCGCTGAGGGTGCGAATGGCGTGACGAACCAAGGCGAGCTGTGCCTGAAAGGGTATTACGGCTGGGATTTTATCCACGATACTAAAATCCTGACTCCGCGCTTGAAGTCACCAATGATCCGCCGTGAACGCGGTGGGAAGCTGGAAAACGTCTCATGGGAAGAAGCGATTGAATTCGCAAGCTCCCGCCTGCTGGCTGTAAAAGAAAAATACGGCCCAGATGCCATCATGACCACCGGTTCTTCCCGCGGTCCTGGTAATGAAACTAACTATGTGATGCAAAAATTTGCTCGCGCAACCATCGGTACTAACAATATCGACTGTTGCGCGCGCGTCTGACACGGCCCTTCGGTTGCAGGTCTGCAGCGATCGGTCGGTAACGGCGCCATGAGTAACTCAATCGTTGAGATTGAAGATACCCAATGCATTTTTGTCTTCGGTTATAACGCCGCAGACTCCCACCCTATCGTGGCTCGCCGTATTATTAAGGCGAAAGCGAAAGGGGCTAAAATTATTGTTTGCGACCCGCGTTTCATCGAAACCGCGCGCATCGCCGACATTCATGTTCCGCTTAAAAACGGTTCTAACATCGCACTGCTGAATGCGCTGGCTCACGTCATCATTGAAGAAAATCTTCATGACCGTGAATTCATCCAACAGCATACCGAAGAGTTTGAAACCTTCCGCGATCTGGTCTTGCCGTATACGCCAGAATCGGTTGAAGAAACCACCGGTATCAGTGCGCAGATGATCCGTGAAACCGCACGTATGTATGCCAAGGCACCAACGGCAACCATTCTGTGGGGCATGGGCGTTACCCAGTTCTATCAGGGTGTCGAAACCGTTCGTACTCTTACCAGCCTGGCGCTGCTGACCGGCAACTTAGGTAAAGCACACGTGGGTGTGGGTCCTGTTCGTGGTCAAAATAACGTTCAGGGTGCTTGCGATATGGGTGCGCTGCCAAACACCTATCCGGGCTATCAGTATGTTACTGATGAAGCCGCCCGCGAGAAGTTTGCCAAGGCGTGGGGCGTTCCTTCCCTACCAGCCCATATCGGCCATGCGCTGAGCGAAGTGCCGCATAACATCGACCATGGTTTGATCAAAGCGCACTACGTTATGGGTGAAGATCCATTACAGACCGAGCCGGATCTGGCAACGATCCGTCGTACCTTTGAGAAGCTGGATATTCTGATCGTTCAGGATATCTTCATGACCAAAACCGCCGCCATTGCAGACGTCGTATTCCCTGCAACGTCGTGGGGTGAGCATGAAGGTGTTTACACCGCAGCCGACCGCGGTTTCCAGCGATTCTACAAAGCCGTAGAGCCTGTGGGTGACGTTAAACGCGACTGGGAGATCATTAGCCTGATGTCCACCGCGATGGGTTACCCAATGCACTACAACAATACGCAGGAAATCTGGGACGAACTTCGCGAACTGTGCCCGATCTACTACGGCGCGACCTATGAAAAAATGGCCGATCTGGCCTACATTCAATGGCCATGCCCAACGCTCGAAAGCCCAGGGACGTCTTATCTGTATGAAGGCGGTAATTTCGATACCCCTAACGGTAAAGGTCAGTTCTATACCTGTGAATGGCGTCCGCCGATTGATAAAGTCAGCGACGAATTCCCAATGGTATTGGCGACCGTGCGTGAAGTGGGTCACTACAGCTGCCGCTCTATGACCGGTAACTGTAAGGCACTGGCTGCACTGGCAGACGAACCCGGCTTTATCCAAATCAATACTGAAGACGCCAAACGCTTTGGCATTCGCGATCAGGAACTGGTTTGGGTGCGTTCACGTCAGGGTAAAGTCATTACCCGCGCCAACGTGAGCAACCGTCCAAACAAAGGTGCGGTCTATATGACGTATCAATGGTGGATCGGTGCCTGTAACGAGCTGGTCGCAGAAAACCTGAGCCCGATTACCAAAACGCCAGAGTACAAATACTGTGCCGTCGCGGTAGATGCCATCAAGGATCAGGAAGACGCCGAGCAGTACGTCGTTCGCGAATACGACAATATCAAACGTCGTCTGCGCGAAACGGCAGAAGGTTAG
- the hydN gene encoding electron transport protein HydN → MNRFVIADPKKCIGCRTCEVACVMAHREDSELHNLSKDNFTPRIHVIKGENVSTAILCRQCEDAPCANVCPNGAITRQKDFIYVSQEKCIGCKTCVVACPYGTMEVITSPVVRQNGASAMMVSSKAEANKCDLCHTRANGPACVETCPTNALKLIDRNVMQDMINEKRRRAALDTTIDFMF, encoded by the coding sequence ATGAACCGGTTCGTCATTGCAGATCCTAAAAAATGTATCGGCTGCCGCACCTGTGAAGTCGCCTGCGTCATGGCTCACCGTGAAGACAGCGAACTTCACAACCTGTCCAAAGACAACTTCACCCCGCGCATTCACGTCATTAAAGGGGAAAACGTCAGTACAGCGATCCTGTGTCGCCAATGCGAAGATGCCCCTTGTGCCAACGTCTGTCCAAACGGTGCCATTACTCGCCAAAAAGACTTTATCTATGTGTCACAGGAAAAATGTATCGGCTGCAAAACCTGCGTGGTTGCTTGCCCATACGGCACCATGGAAGTCATCACTTCTCCGGTCGTTCGTCAAAATGGCGCCTCTGCCATGATGGTTTCGTCTAAGGCTGAAGCCAACAAATGCGACCTGTGTCATACCCGCGCCAATGGCCCTGCGTGCGTTGAAACCTGTCCAACTAACGCATTGAAGCTTATTGACCGCAATGTCATGCAAGACATGATCAATGAAAAACGCCGCCGTGCTGCGCTCGATACCACAATCGATTTCATGTTCTAA